A genome region from Tenrec ecaudatus isolate mTenEca1 chromosome 13, mTenEca1.hap1, whole genome shotgun sequence includes the following:
- the SEH1L gene encoding nucleoporin SEH1 isoform X1 gives MTGRRACADPVRAPDNLAGGRAPQDSSRWWRARARNVTAFSGEDRREPWRRVTGAAMFVAHNIAADHKDLIHDVSFDFHGRRMATCSSDQSVKVWDKSDDGDWHCTASWKTHSGSVWRVTWAHPEFGQVLASCSFDRTAAVWEEIVGESNDKLRGQSHWVKRTTLVDSRTSVTDVKFAPKHMGLMLATCSADGIVRIYEAPDVMNLSQWSLQHEISCKLSCSCISWNPSSSRAHSPMIAVGSDDSSPNAMAKVQIFEYNENTRKYAKAETLMTVTDLVHDIAFAPNLGRSFHILAVATKDVRIFTLKPVRKELTSSGGPTKFEIHIVAQFDNHNSQVWRVSWNITGTVLASSGDDGCVRLWKANYMDNWKCTGILKGNGSPVNGNSQQGNVNPSLSSNIPNLQNSLNGSSAGRKHS, from the exons ATGACGGGCCGCAGGGCGTGCGCGGACCCCGTGCGCGCGCCGGATAACCTTGCGGGCGGGCGCGCGCCTCAGGACTCTAGCCGTTGGTGGCGCGCACGTGCCCGCAACGTAACAGCGTTTTCTGGAGAGGACCGGCGCGAACCGTGGAGACGCGTGACCGGCGCAGCCATGTTTGTGGCCCACAACATTGCCGCGGATCACAAGGACCTGATACATGATGTCTCTTTCGACTTCCACGGGCGGCGGATGGCGACCTGTTCCAGTGACCAGAGCGTCAAG GTCTGGGATAAAAGTGACGATGGGGATTGGCATTGTACTGCTAGCTGGAAG ACTCATAGTGGATCTGTCTGGCGTGTGACGTGGGCCCACCCTGAATTTGGACAGGTTTTGGCTTCCTGTTCTTTCGATCGAACAGCTGCTGTATGGGAAGAAATTGTAGGAGAATCAAATGATAAATTGCGAGGACAGAGTCACTGG GTTAAGAGGACAACTCTAGTGGATAGCAGAACATCAGTTACTGATGTGAAATTTGCTCCCAAGCATATGGGTCTTATGTTAGCAACCTGTTCCGCTGATGGTATAGTAAGAATATATGAGGCACCAGATGTTATGAATCTTAGTCAGTGGTCCCTGCAGCATGAGATCTCATGTAAGCTAAGCTGTAGTTGTATTTCTTGGAACCCTTCAAG CTCTCGTGCTCACTCCCCCATGATAGCTGTGGGAAGTGATGACAGTAGTCCAAACGCAATGGCCAAGGTTCAGATTTTTGAATATAATGAAAATACCAG aAAATATGCAAAAGCAGAAACTCTTATGACAGTCACCGATCTGGTACATGATATTGCATTTGCACCAAATTTAGGAAGGTCGTTCCATATTCTAGCTGTAGCAACCAAAGATGTAAGGATTTTTACATTAAAACCTGtgag GAAAGAACTTACTTCCTCTGGTGGACCTACAAAATTTGAGATTCACATAGTGGCTCAGTTTGATAATCATAATTCTCAAGTCTGGCGAGTGAGTTGGAATATAACAGGAACTGTACTGGCATCTTCAGGGGATGATGGCTGTGTAAGATTGTGGAAAG CTAATTATATGGACAATTGGAAGTGTACTGGGATTTTGAAAGGTAACGGGAGCCCAGTCAATGGGAATTCTCAACAAGGAAATGTTAATCCTTCCCTAAGTTCAAACATCCCAAATCTGCAAAATTCATTAAATGGATCATCTGCTGGCAG AAAGCACAGCTGA
- the SEH1L gene encoding nucleoporin SEH1 isoform X2, with translation MTGRRACADPVRAPDNLAGGRAPQDSSRWWRARARNVTAFSGEDRREPWRRVTGAAMFVAHNIAADHKDLIHDVSFDFHGRRMATCSSDQSVKTHSGSVWRVTWAHPEFGQVLASCSFDRTAAVWEEIVGESNDKLRGQSHWVKRTTLVDSRTSVTDVKFAPKHMGLMLATCSADGIVRIYEAPDVMNLSQWSLQHEISCKLSCSCISWNPSSSRAHSPMIAVGSDDSSPNAMAKVQIFEYNENTRKYAKAETLMTVTDLVHDIAFAPNLGRSFHILAVATKDVRIFTLKPVRKELTSSGGPTKFEIHIVAQFDNHNSQVWRVSWNITGTVLASSGDDGCVRLWKANYMDNWKCTGILKGNGSPVNGNSQQGNVNPSLSSNIPNLQNSLNGSSAGRKHS, from the exons ATGACGGGCCGCAGGGCGTGCGCGGACCCCGTGCGCGCGCCGGATAACCTTGCGGGCGGGCGCGCGCCTCAGGACTCTAGCCGTTGGTGGCGCGCACGTGCCCGCAACGTAACAGCGTTTTCTGGAGAGGACCGGCGCGAACCGTGGAGACGCGTGACCGGCGCAGCCATGTTTGTGGCCCACAACATTGCCGCGGATCACAAGGACCTGATACATGATGTCTCTTTCGACTTCCACGGGCGGCGGATGGCGACCTGTTCCAGTGACCAGAGCGTCAAG ACTCATAGTGGATCTGTCTGGCGTGTGACGTGGGCCCACCCTGAATTTGGACAGGTTTTGGCTTCCTGTTCTTTCGATCGAACAGCTGCTGTATGGGAAGAAATTGTAGGAGAATCAAATGATAAATTGCGAGGACAGAGTCACTGG GTTAAGAGGACAACTCTAGTGGATAGCAGAACATCAGTTACTGATGTGAAATTTGCTCCCAAGCATATGGGTCTTATGTTAGCAACCTGTTCCGCTGATGGTATAGTAAGAATATATGAGGCACCAGATGTTATGAATCTTAGTCAGTGGTCCCTGCAGCATGAGATCTCATGTAAGCTAAGCTGTAGTTGTATTTCTTGGAACCCTTCAAG CTCTCGTGCTCACTCCCCCATGATAGCTGTGGGAAGTGATGACAGTAGTCCAAACGCAATGGCCAAGGTTCAGATTTTTGAATATAATGAAAATACCAG aAAATATGCAAAAGCAGAAACTCTTATGACAGTCACCGATCTGGTACATGATATTGCATTTGCACCAAATTTAGGAAGGTCGTTCCATATTCTAGCTGTAGCAACCAAAGATGTAAGGATTTTTACATTAAAACCTGtgag GAAAGAACTTACTTCCTCTGGTGGACCTACAAAATTTGAGATTCACATAGTGGCTCAGTTTGATAATCATAATTCTCAAGTCTGGCGAGTGAGTTGGAATATAACAGGAACTGTACTGGCATCTTCAGGGGATGATGGCTGTGTAAGATTGTGGAAAG CTAATTATATGGACAATTGGAAGTGTACTGGGATTTTGAAAGGTAACGGGAGCCCAGTCAATGGGAATTCTCAACAAGGAAATGTTAATCCTTCCCTAAGTTCAAACATCCCAAATCTGCAAAATTCATTAAATGGATCATCTGCTGGCAG AAAGCACAGCTGA